The proteins below come from a single Cyanobacteria bacterium GSL.Bin1 genomic window:
- a CDS encoding iron transporter, whose amino-acid sequence MPHQPHHQQQRRHRHHGGGENHRQERTIMPLAKAQVGNQLWIAGYKSKDGVNRLVGMGLAPGMKIKVLQNLAGNIVVGVGETRIGIDDGMAKRILVSDQPFDYLVEVEEVNEMEIQKTTLKDLQVHQQGKVARFEKMDDAAKKAYKQKLLAMGLTPGTEFTVTRVAPLGDPVEILVRGFKLSLRKDEAAALVVEELP is encoded by the coding sequence ATGCCTCACCAACCGCACCATCAACAACAAAGACGACACCGTCATCACGGCGGAGGGGAAAACCATCGTCAGGAACGCACCATCATGCCACTGGCAAAAGCGCAAGTGGGTAACCAGCTTTGGATTGCGGGCTATAAAAGCAAAGATGGGGTGAATCGTCTGGTGGGGATGGGGTTGGCACCGGGGATGAAAATTAAAGTTCTGCAGAATCTGGCGGGAAATATTGTGGTTGGGGTTGGGGAGACCCGTATTGGGATCGATGACGGAATGGCAAAGCGGATTCTCGTCTCCGATCAACCCTTTGATTATCTGGTGGAAGTGGAAGAGGTTAATGAGATGGAAATTCAAAAAACAACATTGAAAGATTTGCAAGTTCATCAACAAGGAAAAGTGGCTCGCTTTGAAAAAATGGATGATGCGGCGAAGAAAGCCTATAAGCAGAAACTATTGGCAATGGGGCTTACCCCTGGTACAGAGTTTACTGTGACTCGCGTTGCACCCCTGGGTGATCCTGTCGAAATTTTGGTGCGGGGCTTCAAATTAAGTCTGCGTAAAGACGAAGCAGCAGCACTGGTTGTCGAGGAATTGCCTTAG